In the Brienomyrus brachyistius isolate T26 chromosome 20, BBRACH_0.4, whole genome shotgun sequence genome, one interval contains:
- the zgc:154058 gene encoding transmembrane protein 150A-like, whose protein sequence is MSPWTILPVSLPVLTITGIWVVYAMALYNQHVCPMDNWVYNQSCEVDLFMQRGPVLCCTLDNVPLISKCGSLPPESCFFSLICSTGSFMVMLIGLLRYAHVIEKHRNCILNTAALSMCWICATGLIMVGNFQVDYAKVLHYVGAGVAFPTSMLFVGLQSALTYRLAKTQAEYGVAHLRLGMALLAFVSLVLSGAFFVQESFALQHASAIFEWVFAVIIMLFYGTFAFEFGDVSSDTLMVLARGGGSRGSSRSERKAEEVTGPGHLHPPEGMSML, encoded by the exons ATGTCTCCCTGGACTATCTTACCCGTCAGTCTTCCCGTCCTGACCATCACCGGAATATGGGTTGT ATATGCCATGGCCCTCTACAACCAGCACGTCTGTCCCATGGATAACTG GGTGTATAACCAGTCCTGTGAGGTGGACCTGTTCATGCAGAGGGGGCCGGTTTTGTGCTGCACCCTGGACAACGTGCCCCTGATCAG taaGTGTGGCAGCCTGCCTCCTGAAAGCTGCTTCTTCAGCCTCATCTGCAGCACCGGCTCCTTCATGG TCATGCTGATTGGCCTGCTCCGCTACGCCCACGTCATCGAGAAGCACAGGAACTGCATCCTGAACACAGCGGCCCTCTCCATGTGCTGGATCTGCGCCACGGGCCTCATCATGGTGGGCAACTTCCAG gtggactACGCCAAGGTGCTGCACTATGTGGGGGCAGGGGTGGCCTTCCCTACCAGCATGCTGTTTGTGGGCCTCCAGTCGGCCCTGACCTACCGACTCGCCAAGACCCAGGCAGAGTACGGCGTGGCCCACTTACGCCTGGGGATGGCGCTGCTGGCCTTCGTCTCCCTAGTGCTCA GTGGCGCATTTTTTGTTCAGGAGAGCTTTGCGCTGCAACACGCCTCGGCCATCTTTGAGTGGGTCTTCGCCGTCATCATCATGCTCTTCTACGGAACGTTTGCTTTCGAGTTTGGGGACGTGTCCAGCGACACCCTGATGGTGCTGGCCCGGGGCGGGGGCTCGCGGGGTTCATCCCGCAGTGAGCGCAAGGCGGAGGAGGTAACAGGCCCGGGCCACCTGCACCCTCCCGAAGGCATGTCCATGCTGTAG